A stretch of Endozoicomonas sp. SCSIO W0465 DNA encodes these proteins:
- a CDS encoding DUF6444 domain-containing protein, giving the protein MIPELPATMSAEILLKENAELRMRVACLEERCRELEEKVGKNSQNSSKPPSSDGYQKPCKNSNSPDHSDDLSADKGTDPSDEKPNPKSLRQSSGNKAGGKKGHQGTCLKQVDIPDYIEYLPVKECNKCQASLLDTRL; this is encoded by the coding sequence ATGATTCCAGAACTACCCGCAACTATGTCGGCTGAGATTCTCTTGAAAGAGAATGCAGAGCTGCGGATGAGAGTTGCCTGTCTGGAAGAGCGATGTCGAGAATTGGAAGAAAAGGTTGGCAAGAACAGTCAAAACAGCAGCAAGCCGCCATCGTCTGATGGTTATCAAAAACCTTGTAAAAACAGTAATTCTCCAGATCATTCTGACGACCTTTCCGCAGATAAAGGTACCGATCCATCGGATGAAAAACCCAATCCTAAAAGTCTGAGACAGTCTTCTGGTAATAAAGCCGGTGGAAAGAAAGGGCATCAGGGCACTTGTCTTAAACAGGTCGATATCCCTGACTATATTGAGTACCTTCCGGTTAAAGAATGCAATAAATGTCAGGCGTCTCTTCTTGATACTCGACTTTAG
- a CDS encoding transposase, with translation MTKFEMVAMLTSDHQVILRELASYTTFLAGALSSTAVPTFCELLFGCMLSADGFVTQALLTIDFHCVWSSYHHWLSQGKWQWKNLARHLIRLVCSKAPENQPVVLGLDDWVIERFSDKAPACRTHHQHSKKRNRPTYIWGQCWVSLAIIFERAADEVFTAIPVISFPTPASGNTSKLKIAVAMLRVVRNEVKDRVLRLLTDCWYMNWTLIKPALEMNIEVVGQIPSNRALYALPPAPTVKKRGRPKKYGIKMTTEQVKKLPEEKATVWMYGKFRKIRYRTLICRARFLKGREVRVVWSRFENDKGLTESRIFISTNPELEGLEVLRAYSRRWPVEPMFHQLKHAFGCCHLWQQKLRTLLRWMHLKMAGYALLQLLTVCKNQACLNISRIPWRSPDTTTAGMMKIALSGIIPRFSIRKGWNRYKQKYEFNFRDLIDQLIPDNSEAA, from the coding sequence ATGACGAAATTCGAGATGGTTGCCATGCTCACTTCAGATCATCAAGTAATCCTCAGGGAGCTCGCTTCATATACAACCTTTCTTGCTGGAGCGCTATCATCAACTGCAGTACCAACGTTCTGCGAACTGCTGTTCGGTTGCATGCTTTCAGCCGACGGCTTTGTTACACAGGCGTTGTTAACAATTGATTTTCATTGTGTGTGGAGCAGCTACCACCACTGGCTATCTCAGGGCAAGTGGCAATGGAAGAACTTGGCACGCCACTTGATCCGTCTGGTCTGCTCCAAAGCTCCTGAGAATCAACCTGTGGTCCTGGGGCTTGATGACTGGGTAATCGAACGGTTTTCCGACAAAGCCCCTGCTTGTCGTACACATCATCAACACAGCAAGAAACGCAATCGGCCGACGTACATCTGGGGGCAGTGTTGGGTTTCCCTGGCCATCATATTTGAGCGGGCTGCAGATGAAGTATTTACCGCCATACCGGTGATCTCATTTCCGACACCAGCTTCAGGTAACACCAGCAAACTGAAAATTGCCGTGGCCATGCTCAGGGTGGTACGCAATGAAGTGAAGGATCGAGTGCTACGCCTGCTAACCGATTGCTGGTATATGAACTGGACACTGATAAAGCCAGCTCTGGAAATGAACATAGAAGTTGTTGGTCAGATACCTTCAAATCGGGCCCTCTATGCTTTGCCGCCAGCACCCACCGTAAAGAAGCGAGGGCGCCCAAAAAAGTACGGCATCAAGATGACGACAGAACAGGTTAAGAAACTGCCGGAAGAAAAAGCAACAGTATGGATGTACGGCAAATTTCGCAAAATACGTTATCGTACCCTGATCTGTCGCGCCAGATTCCTTAAAGGTCGTGAAGTACGCGTCGTCTGGAGTCGCTTTGAAAATGACAAAGGTCTGACCGAAAGCAGAATATTCATCTCGACCAATCCGGAACTTGAGGGACTGGAGGTGCTTCGTGCCTATTCCCGGAGATGGCCGGTAGAGCCAATGTTTCACCAACTCAAACATGCTTTTGGCTGTTGCCATTTATGGCAGCAGAAATTGCGAACACTGCTTCGATGGATGCATTTGAAAATGGCAGGCTATGCATTATTGCAGTTATTAACCGTTTGTAAAAATCAGGCATGTCTGAATATTTCTCGGATACCCTGGAGAAGCCCGGATACAACCACTGCAGGCATGATGAAAATTGCTCTTTCAGGAATTATTCCGAGGTTCTCTATTCGCAAGGGCTGGAACAGATATAAGCAAAAATATGAGTTCAATTTTCGCGATCTGATCGACCAGTTAATACCGGATAATTCAGAAGCAGCATAA